In Zobellia roscoffensis, the following are encoded in one genomic region:
- a CDS encoding acyl-ACP desaturase, producing the protein MSEKNIRLEVMQAIEPQVDGFMDSFLIKPEDIWQPTDFLPDSESDSFLESVRELRGEAKELGYDFWVTMVADTITEEALPTYESWLMDVEGIDQHGPNKKNGWSKWVRAWTAEENRHGDVLNKYLYLSGRVNMREIEITTQHLISDGFDIGTDRDPYKNFVYTSFQELATNISHKRVGQMAKKKGNALLGKMCTIIAGDEMRHHLAYREFVKTIFGEDPSGMMLAFADMMKKKIVMPAHFLRESGGTIGTAFENFSNCAQRLGVYTAQDYVDILRKLNAYWELDNVRSLSDEAEKARDYLIKLPARLERISERMKFPEDQYKFKWVDANGMI; encoded by the coding sequence ATGTCCGAAAAGAACATAAGATTAGAGGTGATGCAGGCAATTGAGCCGCAGGTGGATGGGTTTATGGATTCTTTTCTCATAAAACCTGAAGATATTTGGCAACCTACAGATTTTTTACCTGATTCGGAAAGTGATAGTTTTTTAGAATCAGTAAGAGAACTTAGAGGAGAAGCTAAAGAATTAGGATACGATTTTTGGGTAACTATGGTAGCGGATACCATTACCGAGGAAGCCCTGCCAACATACGAGTCTTGGCTTATGGATGTTGAGGGAATTGACCAACACGGTCCGAATAAGAAAAACGGCTGGTCTAAATGGGTTAGAGCTTGGACGGCAGAAGAAAATCGCCATGGTGATGTATTGAATAAATATCTCTATTTATCTGGAAGGGTAAATATGCGTGAAATAGAAATTACGACTCAGCATTTAATATCTGATGGTTTTGATATCGGTACCGATAGAGACCCTTATAAGAACTTTGTATACACGTCATTTCAAGAATTGGCTACCAATATTTCGCATAAAAGGGTTGGTCAGATGGCGAAGAAGAAAGGAAACGCCTTATTGGGTAAAATGTGTACCATTATCGCAGGTGATGAAATGCGTCATCATTTAGCATATAGAGAATTTGTGAAGACTATTTTTGGTGAAGACCCGTCTGGTATGATGTTGGCCTTTGCAGATATGATGAAAAAGAAAATTGTTATGCCTGCCCATTTTTTACGCGAATCTGGCGGAACTATTGGTACAGCGTTTGAGAATTTCTCTAATTGTGCCCAACGTTTAGGCGTTTATACAGCACAAGACTATGTTGATATTCTTAGAAAATTGAATGCTTATTGGGAGCTTGACAACGTAAGAAGTCTTTCTGATGAAGCGGAAAAAGCCCGTGATTATTTAATTAAGTTACCAGCAAGATTAGAGCGTATTTCTGAAAGAATGAAGTTTCCTGAAGATCAATATAAATTTAAATGGGTAGATGCTAACGGCATGATATAA
- a CDS encoding OmpA family protein has product MKKTTLYLLGIIVTIVVGTYFYLSCCSYCGIITQKEAPKEKIVSKPPLPKTTSYPFDFSDGDFAYTTQDNFNFKTSTFDYLEPVSENVRNGILPGLKNHLTSNEQKVMNITGYYTSDEHNSSAFPNLGLARANAVKNYFVSQEIPSSQINIGAKLMDDMVPDKAIYKGPIGYSIEEVSANAEDKIKALYDKITGDPLILYFDTAEASINPSAEQRQKIADIAQYLDKVEKAKCQIVGYTDSQGSRKTNMRLGQERADFAKDYLMQNGISDNRIKADSKGPKDPIASNNTKEGRAKNRRTVITIK; this is encoded by the coding sequence ATGAAAAAGACCACCCTTTATCTACTTGGTATTATCGTTACCATTGTAGTAGGCACTTACTTTTACCTTTCTTGTTGTAGTTATTGTGGAATCATAACGCAGAAAGAAGCACCAAAGGAAAAGATAGTTTCTAAACCTCCTCTTCCAAAAACTACATCCTATCCTTTTGACTTTAGCGATGGCGACTTTGCCTATACTACACAAGACAATTTTAACTTTAAAACTTCAACATTTGACTATCTAGAACCTGTTTCAGAAAACGTTAGAAACGGCATACTTCCTGGCTTAAAAAACCATTTAACATCTAACGAGCAAAAAGTCATGAACATTACCGGGTACTATACGAGTGACGAACATAACAGTTCTGCCTTTCCCAACCTAGGCCTTGCAAGGGCAAACGCCGTTAAAAACTATTTTGTTTCACAAGAGATTCCTTCTTCACAAATTAACATTGGCGCTAAACTTATGGATGACATGGTGCCTGATAAGGCTATCTATAAAGGCCCTATTGGTTATAGTATTGAAGAGGTTTCTGCAAATGCCGAAGATAAAATAAAGGCGCTTTACGATAAAATAACGGGCGACCCATTAATCCTTTATTTTGACACCGCCGAGGCTTCAATTAATCCATCTGCAGAGCAACGACAAAAAATAGCGGACATAGCTCAATATCTAGACAAAGTTGAAAAAGCCAAATGCCAGATAGTTGGATATACGGATAGCCAAGGAAGTCGTAAAACAAACATGAGACTTGGCCAAGAGCGAGCGGATTTTGCAAAAGACTACCTTATGCAAAACGGTATTTCTGATAATAGAATAAAAGCTGATTCAAAAGGGCCAAAAGACCCCATTGCTAGTAACAATACCAAAGAAGGTAGAGCTAAAAATAGAAGGACCGTAATTACAATTAAATAA